In the genome of Pseudoliparis swirei isolate HS2019 ecotype Mariana Trench chromosome 3, NWPU_hadal_v1, whole genome shotgun sequence, one region contains:
- the bco2a gene encoding carotenoid-cleaving dioxygenase, mitochondrial: protein MSPVKLETSDDARSVDNGKAKECITPALTGLETIEPLIRSVEETPEPISTEVKGTIPSWLNGKLLRNGPGKFEFGNTHYNHWFDGMAMLHQFKIANGQVTYMSRFLNSDAFKNNSEKDRIVMSEFGTLAMPDPCKNFFQRFLSRFEMMLPTDNASVSFVKYKGDYFVSTETNFMHKVNPENLETLEKVDWSKFIAVNGATAHPHYDPDGTTYNMGNSYGSKGAQYNIIKVPPQKTDAKDTLEGAQILCSIVPAKKSHPSYYHSFAMTENYVVFIEQPIKMDLLKIVTCKLRGKALSDGIYWDPKQDTVFHLVDKQSGEVSSVKYHTKAISTFHQINAFEEDGLLILDMCCSEDGGAINNYLIQNLRKSGDALDEVYNTMSRVFPRRFVLPLNVGGESPSEQNLNTRPSSAATCVHVSKDKVFCQHEDLHGDDLLEYGGLEFPQINYRKYNTRPYRYFYGCGFRHLVGDSLLKMDLKDKTLKVWYQKGFFPSEPVFVPSPDAVEEDDGLILSVVLCPSQDKGAFLLVLDAKNFEELARAYVPVKMAYGFHGTFEASV from the exons ATGATGCTAGGTCTGTGGACAATGGCAAGGCCAAGGAATGCATTACCCCAGCATTAACGGGACTGGAGACAATAGAACCTCTGATCCGCTCTGTAGAAGAGACCCCCGAGCCCATCTCCACTGAGGTAAAAGGCACCATTCCCTCCTGGCTCAATGGCAAACTGCTCCGCAACGGCCCCGGGAAGTTTGAGTTTGGAAACACACA CTACAACCACTGGTTTGACGGCATGGCCATGCTGCACCAGTTCAAGATCGCCAACGGCCAGGTGACTTACATGAGTCGGTTCCTAAACAGCGATGCATTCAAGAACAATAGTGAAAAGGACCGCATCGTGATGTCAGAATTCGGTACCCTCGCCATGCCCGACCCCTGTAAAAACTTCTTCCAGCGCTTCCTGTCTCGCTTTGAGATGATGT TGCCCACGGACAATGCGAGTGTGAGCTTTGTGAAATACAAGGGTGACTACTTTGTCAGCACAGAGACCAATTTTATGCATAAAGTGAACCCGGAGAACTTAGAAACATTGGAAAAG GTGGACTGGAGCAAATTCATTGCTGTAAATGGAGCCACCGCCCACCCACATTATGACCCCGACGGCACCACCTACAATATGGGCAACTCCTATGGAAGCAAAG GAGCCCAATACAACATCATCAAAGTGCCTCCCCAGAAGACAGATGCCAAAGACACCCTAGAAGGAGCCCAAATACTCTGCTCTATTGTGCCTGCGAAGAAGTCCCACCCCTCCTACTACCACAGCTTTG CCATGACTGAGAACTACGTGGTGTTCATCGAGCAGCCGATTAAGATGGACCTGCTGAAGATAGTCACATGCAAGCTGAGGGGGAAGGCTTTGAGTGACGGCATCTACTGGGATCCCAAGCAGGATACTGTCTTCCATCTCGTTGACAAGCAATCAGGCGAG GTCAGCTCAGTGAAGTACCACACCAAAGCCATCTCCACCTTCCATCAGATCAACGCCTTCGAGGAAGATGGATTATTAATTCTCGACATGTGCTGCTCAGAAGACGGCGGAGCCATCAACAACTACCTCATCCAGAACTTGCGCAAGTCGGGAGACGCATTAGATGAG GTGTACAACACCATGAGCCGGGTATTCCCTCGGCGTTTTGTTCTTCCACTTAACGTGGGCGGGGAAAGCCCATCAGAGCAGAACCTGAACACACGGCCCTCCAGTGCAGCCACGTGTGTCCACGTCAGCAAAGATAAG GTGTTCTGCCAACACGAGGATCTCCATGGAGACGACCTCCTCGAGTACGGTGGTCTGGAGTTCCCTCAGATCAACTATCGGAAATATAACACGCGGCCATACCGTTATTTCTATGGCTGTGGCTTCAGACACCTGGTGGGAGACTCCCTGCTCAAGATGGACCTGAAGGACAAGAcgctcaag gtttgGTACCAGAAGGGCTTCTTCCCGTCGGAGCCTGTGTTTGTGCCGTCACCTGATGCCGTGGAAGAGGACGATGGGCTCATCCTCTCCGTGGTTCTCTGCCCCTCTCAG GATAAAGGggcgttcctcttggttttgGATGCAAAGAACTTTGAAGAACTGGCTAGAGCCTACGTGCCTGTGAAGATGGCTTATGGCTTCCACGGTACCTTCGAGGCCTCTGTATAA